The Sorangiineae bacterium MSr11954 DNA segment ACATCGACGGCTAATCGAAATAACGGCCCCGAGCCCTCGGTCACCGGGGTCGATGAATCGCCGATGGGATGCGCGCCTACCGCTGCGGGGATATTTCTAATATCGATAGAATCGTCCGTCCCGATTGAAGAAGGCAATCTCCGATTCGACGAACTCGCTCAAAGGGAGTCCGCCGCGCATCGTCCCATTCATCGAATTTGCAGGCTCTCGAGTGAGAGCGCACGGGCGTTGGTATTCGCATGCCCGAGCCATCGCCAGCTTCGGGAGGCGAGCTCGAAGCTCATTGCGCGAGCCTCGGAGACAACGCCCCGCGGGCCTGCCGTTTGGCACGGTATGGTCACGGAAGGTCGTCCCCTGGAGGTTCACTGGCATGCGGCTACGGCTTGCGCACGGCGTAGCGCGCGTGGGTCGTGCGCGGCGATGCGATGGTCTCGACGAGCTCGACGCCGACGTCGCGGCCGATGCGCGCGAACAGTTGCTGCCCGCCGCCGAACATCACCGGCGCGATCGCGAGCGCGAACTCGTCGACGAGCCCGGCGCGTAGGTACTGCTGGATGACGTCGGCGCCGCCGGCGATGCGGATGTCCTGATCGCCCGCCGCCGCGCGCGCTTGGCGGAGCGCGCTCTCGATGCCGTCGTTGACGAAGTAGAACGTCGTGCCGCCGGGTCGCACCCACGGCTCGCGCACCTGCGAGGTCAGCACGAACACCGGCGTGTGGAACGGCGCTTCCTCGGGCCACATCCGTTCGCCCAGGTCGAACATGCGTTTGCCCATGATGCTGACGCCGGTGCGCCGGAACGTGTGCTCGACGATGTCATTGTCGGTGCCGGTCTCGCCGCCCTCGCCGAGCTTCAACATCTCCCGCAAGAATCGCTGCGGCAAGATCCAGCTATGGAGCTTGCCCCATTGGGCACCCCAATCCTCGTAGGTCGGGTCGCCGGCGTGCTCCAGGTCCATGCCGGGAGGTACGAGATATCCGTCGAGGGAGACGCTGACGAGGAAGAACACTTTGCTCATGGGTACGGGCCTTTCGCGGTGGGGTCCGGTGGTGTAACGATGGGCGGGCGTGCGAGTCATCGGTCCATGAGCGAAAATTTCGAGCCCTTGGTAGAGGCCGCCCGCGGCGGCGACGAGCGAGCGTTTCGTGCGCTGGTGGAGCCGCTCGATCGCGAGCTGCACGCGTACGCCTACAGGATGCTCGGCGGGTTCCACGACGCCGACGACGTGCTCCAGGAGTCACGACTCAAGGCGTGGCGCGCGCTCGCGACGTACGAGCCGCGCGCGAGCTTCCGCGCGTGGATGTACCGGATCGTCACCAATACCTGCCTCGACATGCTCAAGGCGCGCCCGCGTCGCGTGCTGCCGCAAGACGTCGGCTCGTCGGTCGCGCCGGGGCCGCCCACGACCGAGCCGCGCTCCGACATCCTCTGGCTCGAGCCGTACCCCGATGCGCTGTTGCCGGTCGTGCTCGAGCCCGAGCAGGTCGCGCGGCTGCGCGAGGGCATCCGGCTCGCGTTCGTGCGCGTCGTGCAGGTGCTGCCGCCGCGCCAGCGCGCCGCGCTGATCCTTCACGACGTCCTCGACTGGAGCGTCGCCGAGGTCGCCGCCATCCTCGAGACCACCGAGGCCGCGATCAACAGCGCGCTGCAGCGTGCGCGCGCTGCGATCGCGCGACCACGCGAGGAATCACCCGCGCTCGCGACCCGCCACGCCGAGGTCGTCGATCGGTTCGTGCACGCGTGGGAGCGCGGCGACTTCGACGACTTCGTCAGGCTGCTCGCGTCGGACGCGGTGATGAACATGCCGCCCTGGGAGTACTGGCTCGACGGCAAAGATGCGGTCGTGGCGACGATGCAATCATCGGGCACGTGGGACGGCGAGCCGCGCCCTGGGCGCTACCGGATCGTGCCCGCGCCGATGAACGGCGATCCCGGCGGACTCGCCTATGTCCGCGGGCCGGACGGTCGCTACCACCCCGTCTGCCTCACCGTCATGTCGCTCGATGCCAACGGTCGGGTCGTCGAGCTCACGACGTTCGTGCTGCCGGAGCTGTTCGCGGCGTGGGGCTTCCCACCGGTGCTCGACGCGTAGCTGCGTGATGGCGCGGCGCCGGGGCCCGTGAGGGAGCGGGGGCGACGTCGATCGGAGACGCGCTCGAGGACCGGAGCGCCCGAATGTCGCGCATGGGGGATTGTCCGAAGAAACGGCTGTATTCGCGGTTGAATTGGCTGGCGCTCTCGTATCCGACCTCGAACGCAGCGCTCGCGGCGTCGAGCCCATCCAAGAGCATTCGCGAACGCGCGGTCTGCAGCCGGAGCTGTTTTTGGTACTGAAGGGGGCTCATCGCGGTCAGCGCTCTAAAATGATTGTGAAACGTGGAAACGCCCATGCCGGCCATGTGTGCGAGCTCTTCCACGCGAAGCGGTTTCGAGAAGTTCGATTTGATCCAGGAGATGGCCTTCGTCGTACGCTGGCTTTGGTTTCCTCGCGTGGCGATCGCTCGGAGCCGCGCGGCTTCTGGCCCCTGGAGTATCCGGTAGACGATCTCACGTTGAATCAAGCCATTCAGAAACGGTATGTCCTTCGGGGTTTCGAGGAGCCCCACCAAGCGGCAACATGCATCGAGCAACTCGGGTGTCGTCTCTCCGGTTACCATTGCAGGGTCATCGGAGGCCGCCCCGCCGAGCGGGATCTCGTCTTTGCTCAAGAGCTCTTGGACGACTTCGATATCGAGGGAGAGCGCGAGCGCGAGGAGGGGCCGCTCTTCGCTGGCTTCGAGCGGCCGGCTCGAGATCGGTAGGTCCACGGACGTCAGCAGGTACCTGGACTCGTCGTAGACGAAGGACCTCTTGCCGAGCTCCACCTCTTTTCGTCCTTGCGCGATGAGAGCGATGCTCGGCTCGTACGTCCCACAGCCGGGGGCGACCACCTTGGTTCGGCGCACCAATGTGAGGCCGGGTACGTCCGTAACCCATTTCTCTTTCGAGCCCATGAGCGAGGCAATTTTATGCGCAAGCTCGGCGCGCCTTTGTCGAGCACGGTTTTCGAGCTCCGGTGCGCTTTCGACGTGGGCTCTCATGGAAAATGTGGGCAAGTGTGGGACATGCTGAGGGGACCTCCGGGTCCTGAAGTTCCTACAGGATTCTTGAGGCAGGAAGAGGATTAGGCAATAGCTCGGGAGGATCGGGATACCCCCCGAGCGCTTCCGGCCATAGTCTTGGCCGTGTGGAAATGACCACTCTGGTCGATGCGTCGGCATGGAGTGGGAGGAGAACGAGGGTCGGCCTCGTTGGCTGGGCGGGCTCGGATAGGGCAAAGGAGATCTTCTTGGATAACGACATTCGTGATTTGCGCGCTGTAGCAAATATCTATTTCGAAGCTGCCTACGAGATGGACGCGGACAAGTTTGCGTCCATCTTTCATCACTCGAGCTCCGTGACCAAAATCGGCGAAGACGGCAACGTGAGCGTAACGCCGATCGAGACGTGGCTGGCGGCGGTCCGCAGCATGAAAGCTCCGAAACAACTGGGCCTGGAGCGCCATGACGAGATCGTGTCCATCGACGTCGTAAGAGAGCTCGCGCTTTTGAAGCTGAGGTTTCAGATTCCGCCACGGCAATTTACCGACATGTTGTCCTGTCTGCGAGTCAACGGGACCTGGAAAATTGTTCAGAAAGTGATGACCGTCGAAACACGGGGATGAGCGCTAGGCCGCGCTTGCGGCGTGGCGGTCGCAAGGCCTTCGTTCACGAATTGCAAATTGCGGGTGCCCCTGTCGTCGAGGACGCGCAGTGAACCTTCGACGACGCCGTAACCGCTGTCGGTACGGAGCATCTTCCCGATGCGCGGGCGAGCTCGCCGGATCGCCGACGGTCGCGGTGCGCGGTGCCATATAGGACGAGCGCGGTCAGTCCTTCACGTTTTTCGAGGTGGCGTGCTGTATCTTTCCGCCACCTCGGTGATTCAATCGTGAGGCCTCGTGGTGGCCCGCGTTGGGTTCTCGAGCACCCAAATCGAATCCGCGGGCCGCCCGTTTTCGCGGGATATCGAGCGTCGATCGCATGGCATCCGTGTTGCTGTAGGTGCGGCGATGTTGTCATCGGTATCGAGCTATCGTCGAAGCGATCCAAAGAAATGCAAAGCCGCCCAGGGCGAACGAGTTTCGTTCCGAGGTCGAGCAGAAATGTACTCCGCAGAACGTGGCGCACGAGAGACATGCTTCTTTACGTCGCGTCGAATGATCCGATTTCAACTTGTATCGAGCGCGGCTGCGCAACGTCCAACGGTTCGTCATGGATCGACGCGCAACTGCCCGCACGCCGCGACCGTCCTCACACGATCGAAGTCCTCGAGCAATTAGATAGGATCATTCAACATGCGTTCTCCTTTCATTGGTATTGCCGTTCTCGTTTCAGCGCTCGTGCCCATCTCCGTGGTTGCGTGCATCGGTTCATCCGGCGACCCGCCCTCCGACGACCGCGGTGTTGCCGAACAAGAAACGGTTATCCGCCCCGACGGCTCGGACTTTCCAGCTCACTTCAAGGTCGTGACACCCGCAGGCTCGTCGACCAAAGGCACCGTGCGGATCGATGGTATCTCCGGTAGTCTCGATGCATTGATCGGGCCCGTCAAGACCGGCAATCGTGCTTTTTCGATCACCTCGGGCGGGATCTTCATGGAGAGCTCGGCCACCGTGACCGCAGGCAAGGTCACCACGGTGGAGGCGGGGCTTCTCGCTGTCGACATCAAGAATGCGCCGTCGCCCACCCTTGGAATCAGCAGTGTCGACGGCATACAGGCGCCGTCCGTGAATGTCTGGCGAAATGTCGGTGGCTCCTGGATCCAGGCAAGCAACGGATCATTGCCGCTGACGTCGGATGGAACGGAGCCCGCGGCGTTGCTCCCTGGCCAGTACAGGGTGGATTTCGGCTATAATCGAGTCGACGGCCAGATCGTGGACGTTGCCGCGCTCGATACGAAGTCCATCAAAGTATGGGACTACGCCGGGCGGAATGTCGCGAAGATCGTCGCGCCCGTACGCGAGTTCCCGACCGCTAAGTGCGCGACGGGAGTCTACACGCTGCAAGACTACAGGTTGCTGGGCTCGAGCTCCAATTCGTTCCGCCTCGCCGACGGCGCGAGCTCCATCGAGATAGGCAAGCGTGAAGACGCATTGGCTTCGTACTATTTCACGATCAGCGGGGTGTACGAGGGAGGGGGCCTCATGCGGATACCGCTTCCTCTCGGCAACACGGGGCAAGGCGCGTTGCCCTTTCAGGTCGGACGTCTCGACGTCGATCACGTGGCGGTCCTGCAAAGCGACGGCACGACGAAGATCGTGCCCGGTGGGTATCGTGTTTATCGGAAGACCGGCACGGACCCGAGCGGCAAGGAGATCTTCACCTCGAGCCCCGTCGCGTGCGACACCCCTCTCGCTCTGCCGACGCAGACCGGCGTGGACCTCCCGCGAGGACGCTACAAGGTCGTCGTGGAGTACTCGACCGTCGAGGCAGGCCGGAAAGAATCCATCTATATCGTCGACGTCGAATAGTCTACGAAGGGAGCACCGCCGCGCCGGCAGCGCACGCCTCATTCGCATGGCTGGCCGGGACGCCATCGATGCATCGACGACCGACTTCAGCCATCGCGCGCCGGGTCGGAAAGAACGCGTCGCTCGAAATAGGTCGACGGGGTGACCCCGAAGTTGCGCTTGAACAGGGCGATGAACGCGCTGACGCTGCGGTAGCCAGCATCGATGGCGACGGTGGTCACGGCCGCTCCGCCGGCCAGCATCTCGAGCGCACGCATCAATCGGGCACGTTGTACCCACTCCGTGAAGGTGAGGCTCGTCTCGAGCACGAAGCGCCGCGTGAGCGTGCGGGTCGAAAGGCCTGCCCACGCGGCCCACTCTTCGACGTTGCGGCGATCCGCCGGGTCTCGGAGCAATGCACGTGCGATCCGCTGCAGCCTCGCATCCTGCGGCAGGGGCAGACCCAGAGGCTGCACCTCCAGCCGGCGAATCTCGTCGACGATGACCAGCGCCAGCCGGGCCTGAAACTCGTCCAGCGGCTCGACCCCCCACTCTGCGGACCGGATCGCTGCTTCCCAGAGCAGCGGTGTGATCGCCAAGGTGCAGGGTTGCGCCCGAAGGCCGGCACATGCCGGTTTCGCCACGTAAAGGCTCCAGCCGGTGACCGGGCCATGCGTCCGGCCCGAGTGAACGTGGTGGGGTGGTAGCCAGACCGCATGCCGCGCGGGCACCACCCAAGCTCCGGCCTCGGTCTCGACCGCGAGCACGCCCCGGGCGACCGCGATCAATTGTCCTCGCGCATGGCGGTGCCGCGTGTGACCGTGAAAAACGCCGGTTCCCGCGCGCGTGAGCACGAGCGGGCCGGAGCTGTCCTCCCGGGCGGCCATCGAGAGCTTGCGAGGATCATCGTCCATGGCGTGAATGCGATATGGAATGGCTTCCATTGCTTAGCAAGGGCGTGACGTGAGCGCTATCTTCGTTCGACCACTCGACGAAACGGACGCTCACCATGCCCATCGTTGGCCCTTCCGATCTCGATAGCCTCTACGTTCCGCCGGCCGAAGCCATTCAGAAGGCGGTGCTTCCTCATCTGGTCTCGTTCCACGTGGCATATCTGAAGATGGCTACGTTCTTCTGCCTCGCGACCGGACGCGACCACGGCCTCGACGCCTCGCCGCGCGGAGGCCCGCCTGGATTCGTTCACGTCCTCGATCCGCACACGGTCGCGTTCGCGGATTGGCCAGGCAACAATCGCATCGAGTCCTTGCGCAATCTCATGGAGGATTCGAGGGTCGCGATGCTCTTCCTCTTTCCTGGGCTGGAAATCTTCATGCGAATCAATGGCCACGCCCACGTTTCGACCGATGCCGAGCTGGTCGCGCGAATGCACGAAGCGGGCAAGAAGCCCAAAGCCGTTACCGTCGTTCGCATCGACGAGGTCCTCTTTCACTGCGGTAAGGCCATCAACCGCGCGCGCCTTTGGGAATCCCAATCGCACCTGGACAGGCGGTCCTTGCCGACGGTGGGACAGATGAAGGCCGCGATGACCGGAGGAGGCGAAGACGAGGCCCGACTCATGGACGCACATTACGACCGGGGCGTGCGATCCGATCTCTATTGATGGGAGACGCCCTCCCGCCCATTCGATCGGGAGCGGGTGGGGATAAGGTCGTGTGGGCAAGGTGGCATTGTTGCGCGTGCGCGCGGAAATCGCCCTACTATCTTCGGCCATGAAGGTATTGCGAAACGGCGCGCCGGCCGCTTTTTCGGCGATCTCGATTTCTCTCGGCACCGTTTTCTTCGCCTGTTCGGGTTCGTCCGATTCGCCGCCTGGCAACACCCCGGACGGAAGTGCGTACGACGCGGTACCAGACGTCTCCGCTCCGGCCGTGGACGGCGGCGACGCCGGGTCGCTCGAGCACTACGAGCGACTCGTCAACACGTTCATTGGCACCAAGGACGATGGCAATACCTTCCCTGGAGCGTCGGCGCCCTTTGGCATGACGCAGGTGAGTCCCATCGGGGCGCACTATGCTGGATACCTCTACAACAACCCACTCATCAAAGGGTTTGGGCACTTCTTCCTATCCGGCGCAGGGTGCTGGGAGCAGGGTGGCCAAATATCCGTGCTCCCCACGTTGGGGACCATCGGGCCCAAGGGAAGTGACTTCGACGTCTCCTCGCCGACCACGTTCGATCACTCCAAGTATGGCGCCGACTACACCCACGATGGAGAGGTGGGGCAGGCTGGATACTTCAAGATTCGTTTGACCAAATACGGCGGTATCGATGCGGAGAATACTGCTCTCACGCACGCCACGGCCGAGCGTTATACGTTTGGTCAGGGTGCCCGAGGCAACCTGTTCGTCAACGTGGGGCAGGCCACCGACAAGCACAACGTGATGGCGAGCTCCATCACCGTGGTCGACGACCGGACGCTCGAGGGCTACGTCGACACCCAGAGCTTCTGCGGCGGTAAGCGCTACAAGACGTATTTTCAAATCAAGGCGGATCGGCCGTTCCAGGCCCAGGGCACGTGGAGCCCCGCCGGAGGGGACGCCAATTCGAAGCACAGCGAAGGCGACCAAGGGCTTCGTGGGGCGTGGATCACCTTCGATACCGCCACCGAGAAGACCGTAACGTTGACCACGGCCATTTCCCACGTCGATCTCGATGGCGCGCGCAAGAACCTGAACGCCGAGGGCATGAGCGGCGGTAAGCTCAAGACCTTCGATGCCGTGCGGCAAGAGAGCCAAGCGAGGTGGCAAACGGAGCTCGCCCGCGTGAAGGTCGATGGCGGCAGCGCCGATCAACGAACGGTGTTTTACACGGCCCTCTACCATGCCTTTCTCCAGCCCCTCACGGGCAACGACGTAGACGGGCGGTACTTGGGGTGGGACGACGCGATCCACACCGCGAGCGGCTTTACGTATTACGAGTTCTTCTCGCTGTGGGACACCTACCGCGCACAAAACCAGCTCCTCGCGCTCGTCTTGCCCTCCCGGGCGCGCGACATCGGCAAGTCCATCCTCGCCATCCACGATCAGGGCGGATGGCTCCCGCGTTGGGCCTATGCCAACTTCGAGACCAATTGCATGACCGGTGATCCCGTCACCTCGTTCATGGCCGATCTCTGGAGCTATGGGCTCTTGCAAGGCGAGGAGGAGCGCGCCTACCAAGCCATGCTCCAAAATGCGGAGCACATTCCACCGGCCGATTCGCGCTCTCAAGGTCGGGCGGGCAATACGACGTACATTCCCAAGGGATTCGCGTTTTACGACAAGAACTTCGTCAAGAAGGGGCAGGACGCCGATCCCCAGCACGGTGGTTCGGCAACGCTGGAGTATGCCGTCTCGGACTGTGCACTCTCGGCCATGGCCAAGGCGTTGAACCACACCGACGATGCGACCAGGCTCCAAAAACGCGGACAAAATTGGACAGCGGTGTGGGACGACACCGTGGAGGACAACGATCACGGGGGTTCGTTCAAAGGTTTCCCGCGCCCGCGCACGGAGGATGGCAAATTTTACACGCCGGCCGACAAGCCGTACACCCCCACGTCCGAGGATGGCTTCCACGAAGGAACGGCGTGGCAGTACCAATGGCTCGTCCCCCAGGACGCCAGTGGCCTCGCCGAAAAAATGGGCGGGCGAGAGAAGGCGACGAAACGGCTCGATACGTTCTTCGCCTATGACGATCTGCTGGTCGATCCGCGTAAAACGGCGCGCGAGAAATGGGTCGTGGGGCCTTACGCGTATTACAACCAGTTCCGATACAATCCGAACAACGAGCCCGATCTGCACAGCGCGTTCATGTACGCGGTGCTCGGACAACCCTACAAGACGGCCGTGGTGCTCGACGCCGCACAAACGCTGTTCACCAACGCGCCGAACGGCGTGACCGGCAACGACGATCTCGGCACCATGTCCGCGTGGTACCTGTTCGACGTGATGGGGCTTTATCCCTTCATGCCGGGCTCGGGGAACTTCCTTTTGCACCCGCCCCGCTTCCCGCGGGTGGACGTCCAGCTGGAGAATGGCGGACACCTCGTGCTGAATGCACCTGGCGCGGGCTTCGACAAGGTGCGCTTCGTCGACGAGGTTCGCGTGGGCGCAGGGGTGCACGACAAGGTCTACTTGTCCGTCTCGAAGCTCCAATCTGGCCAAGTCGTCGACTACACGCTGACCGATCGAATCCGCACGGATGGCTGGGGGACCGCGCCGGAGGCGGCGCCGCCGTCCTTGTGCCCGGTCGCGAAATAACGACGGGTGGCCGCTCGGCGACCGCTCCGGGTTCGCGAAGAGGATCCGGGGAGGTCGCCCTCCAATGGCGCGCGTCTTCACGGCGCTCGCTGCCTAACGGCACGGCGGCTGCTCGTGACGGGTGCGGCTCGATAGGGAAGTGCCATGACGTTCGATGGGACCATGGCGCGCGTCTTCACGGCGCTCGCTGCCTACGGCACGGCGGCTGCTCGTGGCGGGGGACCAGCCATGCCTCCATCGTCGTCTGCCTACGGATGCCGCGGACGCCGAATCGCCGGGACGATAGGAGCGTGGAAGAAAGGCGGTCGTCGGGAGGGGCGAATGCCCTGGTGGTTGCGCGATGGCACCGCTGGTGCCTTCGAACGGCGGTAATGCCAGCACGGCTCAGACGGTGTCGTACATCACCTTGAACGCGGCGGCTTCGCCAGCAAGAAGCGCATCGATGCTGCTCGGTGATGAGCCACTCGCGTGGAGTCTTCCCTTTCGAGCGTCCAATACGGCGAACGTGCACCCAGGGCTGGTTGCCGAAAGGGCCGTTTCGAGGATGCGCAGTATGAGTTGTGTGCGGTTTTTTACCAGCGGTGGGTCATCTTTCAAGTAGAGCTTTATGATGTGCGGCACGCCTTCTATCATCAGGCCCAGCTCGGGGTTGACGTTGAGGGGGATCCCGCCGAGCGTGAAGTTCTCCCGGGGCGGCTCGAACCACTCATGGGCCCTCCGGCCAACGAACCGCTTCAACCCCGTGATGACAGCAAGATATGCGGCCCGTTTCTTTTCGTGGACGCTGGATGCCCAGCTCTCGAGCGAGCCAATAGGCTGGCCCGAGCGGAATGTCTCGATGACTCTCTCTCGTAGCATCTTGTAGAAGTCCGTCTGGGGGTCATAAACGTCCCGTCCCTTGAACTCCTTGACAACCGTAATCCGCGGCGTCCCCGCCTTCAGTACGAAGTTCACGAAATACGTGAGCGATACATTGTTCATTCGATAATAGATTCCCTTCCGTCGATTCGCTCCCGCGGCTCCGACAAGTCGTTCCTGCTCACGCGGGAGGAGGTCTCCCGACGGAGAGAATTCGGTGGAGTGACTCGAGGCCGCGGAGCCCAGTAGATTACGTCTGAATCGTCACCGACTCCGATTCAGAAACGGACGTAGCCCTTGGGTGGGAAGATGGTCGACTTCGTCGCTGCGCCGGTCGAATATTCGGACAGCTCGCAGCTCATTTTGGCGTCGTCGAACACGTCAACGATCGAGATCGACGCGTTTGGAAATAGACGTCTCTATTTCGTACGCATTTGTGGTTCCACCCTTCATGCGTGCATATTAAATACTACATCGAAAACCTTATAAAGTCACGTCCCAACTCGCCCATTCTCGATGCGCGCACACGTATTTTTCGCTTTGGTTTGCGACAAAGTGACATCATTGGCGTCTGCGCCCGGCGGCTCGACACACCGTGCCCCGCGCCCATGTCCCGCCGGTGCGGGCTGCAGGTATCGCGCTCACGCTCACGCCCCGCCGCCCGCACCCGGCGGCACGCATTCCAGTACGGCACGGGAACAGGGAAGGTCGGGTTTGGCCCTTCCTCGTGGGGCCCGAGGACTTGGAACCGGCGCGCGGGGCCGCAATCACGGTGCGTTGGTCGGGCGGCCTACCGATGCTCAAGGCGTCGCGACCGTGCCGAACGCTGAGGCGGGGTTGCGTTGACGGTGGGTGGCGTCGTGCCTTGTGAAACGTTGACCACTGGGGCGCTGGCGTGACCTGCCCGGTCCCACGTCGGCTGCGGAGCCGACGGGTTAGGCCCGTCGCATCGAGCGCGGGTCACGTGCGAATTGCGCCGACTTCTCCTCATTGAATCCCATCGTGATGCCGGGACATTGATGCGCGATTGCGCTCAGCAAAGGCCCGACTTCGTCGGGACTGCGGACCCAAAGGCTCGACGTCGCGCCGTCGACGCAGCCGATCACGATCTCTCGCCGGTTCGCCGCCACCTTGGAGCCCTCGAGGAATGTCTCTCGCTCATACGCCCACACGATCGTGGTCGGAGCGTTGTCGAGGAGCGAAAGAACCTTCGGCAACCGCCGCGCGGCGCGGAGGCCGAAGAAGCCAAGGATGGCCCACGCGACGAAGAAGGCGACGGCAATGCCGATAAACATCATCGCGTTGTGCTCGAAGTTGTCGCGCGCGTAGCTTTGGCAGTCTTCGAGGGTCGCGTAGTACGTGTCTGGATACGTCTTTCCGAGGCACCAGTCGAATTTCGACCAATCCTTCATGCCCTCTTTCGCCGCCAGGAGCGCGGAACCTACGACGAAGATGGTGAGAATCGCCCACGGCATCACGAGGATGCCAAACGCGCCGTACTGGCGGTTGAGAGAAACCAGCTCTTTGCGCCGCGCCATATCGATAGGGAGCATGCGTTACCTGCGTACACGGGGGCGAACGAAATCAATGGAGAGAAGCTGTTGTAGGTACGCCATTGGGAAGCCATACCTTCCCGCGGCCGACCGCCGAGGGCCGCCGTTGCTCGTCGGCCGAATCCGTGCTCGCCCGCAATCGACCGCGTTTCCGTTGGAAAATGGTACTCGCCTTGTATCCGCACGCGCTCAAACATCCAGGACACCCCCCACCTACGTCCGCGAGCGGTACATTCGGGGCAACGCGCTGTGCCCGCCCCTCGAAAAGCCGCGCGGCAGCCTGGAGAGGCCGCGAAGGACCTTGCTAGCGTTCAAGATCCGAGCCCCTCGCATCGGCATGCTACCGCGCATGAACACGTTCCTTCCTATGCAGCACGTTGGTGCACGGATCCTCGTTGGACTCGCTTTGGTGATGACGCCGGCCGCTTGTTCGGGCACGGATTCACAGTCGGAGACCGCGGACGGCCAAGCGGCCGACATCGTCCCGCGAAAGGTCGCTTCGACGCTCGCGAAGACGATGGCCGCATATTACACAGACGCCCGTTTGGGCGAGGCGATCGGCAACCATGTGCGCGGCCGTTCGGAGGGCGGCGCCTACGATGCGCTCGAAGGCCAAGCCCTCGCGGATGCACTGCAGGCTGACGCGCGCAGCATCGTCGATGATCGGCATATGCGAGTACGCTTCGATGCAGCCCACACGAACGAGCCGGAGGGGCCTGCGCCGGGTGTCGTGCCAGGTGGCGCCATGCCCTTGGAGGAGTTGCGCGCTCAAGCGGCGAAGGTGGTCACGTCGAAGGTGCTCGACAGTGGTCTGGGATACCTCAAGGTGGACGAGTTCATCGTGCCCGAAGCCTCCGGGGAGGTGTTTGCGGCCGCGCTGACGGTCGTGCGCGAGGCGCGCGCCTTGGCGATCGATCTTCGGAGCTGCAGAGGGGGCAGCGATGACGCCGTCGCGTATCTACTCAGCTTCCTGCTCGACAATCCGCCC contains these protein-coding regions:
- a CDS encoding S41 family peptidase, which encodes MGEAIGNHVRGRSEGGAYDALEGQALADALQADARSIVDDRHMRVRFDAAHTNEPEGPAPGVVPGGAMPLEELRAQAAKVVTSKVLDSGLGYLKVDEFIVPEASGEVFAAALTVVREARALAIDLRSCRGGSDDAVAYLLSFLLDNPPQLVSTVVWRSGDVKKTMTRDVGTAAYGGTRPVFVLTSSRTFSGGEEFAYDVQAFKRGMIVGEVTGGGAHPTGAKFLGLGFIATVPMGRTVNPITGSNWETVGVQPDKVVAADDALATVETLVAKQVGGSNP